One Rissa tridactyla isolate bRisTri1 chromosome 1, bRisTri1.patW.cur.20221130, whole genome shotgun sequence DNA segment encodes these proteins:
- the APPL2 gene encoding DCC-interacting protein 13-beta has translation MPAVDKLLLEEALQDSPQTRSLLSVFEEDAGTLTEYTNQLLQAMQRVYGAQNEMCLATQQLSKQLLAYEKQHFALGKGDEEVISTLHYFSKVVDELNILHSELAKQLADTMVLPIIQFREKDLTEVSTLKDLFGLASNEHDVSMAKYSRLPKRKENEKLKAEVAKEVANARRKQHLSSLQYYCALNALQYRKRVAMMEPMLGYTRGQINFFKKGAEMFSKRMDSFLSSVSDMVQSIQGELDAEAEKMRVSQQDLIAVNESVYTPDSDVTSPAINRNLIQKAGYLNLRNKTGLVTTTWERLYFFTQGGNLMCQPRGAVAGGLIQDLDNCSVMAVDCEDRRYCFQITTPTGKAGITLQAESKKEYEEWICAINNISRQIYLTDNPEAAAIKLNQTALQAVTPITSFGKKHEVHHHSQNVKNMENDKIIPNESAGIQDSTQLIAPGTPIQFDIVLPATEFLDQNRGGRRANPFGESEDGSKDEEEDSLLQQMFVVRFLGSMAVQSDDTSEVIYEAMRQVLAARAIHNIFRMTESHLMVTSKNLRLIDPQTQVTRTSFELATVTQFAAHQDNRRLIGFVVHLSETLGEESMSAYVFESNTEGEKICYAISLGKEIIEARKDPEALAQLMKSVLLTNDGKFMLLNDQSEEDGTIHEEGEESEA, from the exons AATGAAATGTGTCTTGCCACACAACAGCTTTCGAAGCAGCTCCTTGCCTATGAAAAGCAG cattttgcctTAGGTAAAGGAGATGAAGAAGTGATATCCACCCTTCATTACTTTTCAAAAGTTGTGGATGAG CTCAATATTCTTCATTCTGAACTGGCAAAACAGCTTGCAGATACAATGGTTCTACCAATAATACAATTTCGGGAAAAGGATCTCACag AAGTAAGCACACTGAAGGATCTTTTTGGCCTTGCTAGCAATG AACATGACGTGTCCATGGCAAAGTATAGCAGGTTAccgaaaaggaaagaaaatgaaaag CTTAAGGCAGAAGTGGCAAAAGAAGTGGCAAATGCAAGAAGAAAGCAGCACCTTTCATCTCTGCAATATTACTGTGCCCTGAATGCTCTGCAGTACAGGAAGAGAGTGGCAATGATGGAACCTATGCTAGGATATACACGAGGACAG atCAACTTTTTTAAGAAAGGAGCAGAGATGTTTTCCAAAAGAATGGACAGCTTTCTGTCATCTGTTTCAGACATGGTTCAAAG catACAGGGAGAATTGGATGCTGAAGCTGAAAAAATGAGGGTATCCCAGCAGGACTTAATTGCAGTTAATGAATCTGTTTACACCCCAGATTCTGATGTAACTTCACCTGCTATCAATAGAAATCTCATCCAGAAGGCTGGCTACCTTAATCTTAGAAA TAAAACAGGTCTGGTGACTACAACTTGGGAGAGACTCTATTTCTTCACTCAAGGTGGCAACTTGATGTGTCAGCCAAGGGGAGCAGTAGCTGGGGGATTGATTCAGGATCTGGACAACTGCTCTGTTATGGCTGTAGACTGCGAAGACAGAAGATACTGCTTCCAGATCACTACTCCTACAGGCAAAGC GGGTATAACCCTTCaagcagaaagcaagaaagaatacgaggag TGGATATGTGCCATCAACAACATCTCCAGACAGATCTATCTCACTGACAATCCAGAG GCAGCTGCAATCAAGTTAAATCAGACAGCCCTGCAAGCAGTGACTCCCATTACCAGCTTTGGGAAGAAACACGAAGTTCACCACCACAG CCAGAATGTAAAGAATatggaaaatgataaaataattccCAATGAATCAGCTGGCATTCAAGACTCCACACAACTCATTGCTCCTGGAACACCTATTCAATTTGATATTGTACTGCCTGCCACAGAGTTCCTGGACCAGAACAGAGGTGGCAG GCGTGCAAACCCATTTGGGGAATCTGAAGATGGCAGCAAAGATGAGGAGGAAG ATTCACTCTTGCAGCAGATGTTCGTAGTTCGGTTTTTAGGATCTATGGCCGTTCAGTCCGATGACACAAGTGAGGTGATTTATGAAGCAATGAGACAAGTGTTAGCTGCTCGTGCCATTCACAACATATTCCGTATGACTGAATCCCATCTCATGGTCACCAGCAAGAACTTGAG GTTAATAGATCCTCAAACCCAAGTCACACGAACAAGT TTTGAACTTGCCACTGTGACACAGTTTGCAGCTCATCAGGATAACAGGCGACTGATTGGCTTTGTGGTCCATCTCAGTGAGACTCTGGGAGAAGAATCCATGAGCGCATACGTTTTTGAGAGCAACACGGAAGGGGAAAAG atttgCTATGCTATTAGCTTGGGAAAAGAAATCATTGAGGCACGGAAG gaCCCAGAAGCATTAGCTCAGCTAATGAAGTCTGTGCTGTTAACAAACGATGGGAAGTTCATGCTTCTGAATGATCAGTCGGAAGAGGATGGAACCATACATGAAGAAGGGGAGGAATCAGAAGCATAA